The Xyrauchen texanus isolate HMW12.3.18 unplaced genomic scaffold, RBS_HiC_50CHRs HiC_scaffold_260, whole genome shotgun sequence genome includes the window CTAAACAGCACTGGATGGAAGAGAAAATGCAGCAGGATTACTGGGAAAAAGGCACTCAGTCCCGAAAGAGCAAAGAGCAGTGGTTTAGTGTCAATGTCAACATTCTGATAGACCGAATGAGACAAAATAAGACAGGTGAGGAACATCAAGGGATTTTAATGTACACAATCATATTCTCTGTTATTTGAATCATCAGACAAATATTTTCACTGGTCTCAATTTCAGATCTCCATGTTCTTCAGTGGAGACATGGTTGTGAAGTTGAGAAACAAGGAAATGACACGAAGTTTTTCAAAGGCATCGATGAGTACAGCTATGATGGAGTGAACTTCCTGTCTTTTGATGATAAACAATCTCAGTGGGTCGCTCCAGTTGATGAAGCTCTCCAAACCAAGAGAAAATGGGATGACGTACCCATCCTAAACCAGTACACCAAGGGTTATCTGGAGAAAGAGTGTGTGGACTGGCTCAACAAGTTCAGAGAATATGGAGACCAGGAGCTCAAAAAGAGCTGTGAGTAAATccaattaaatttaataaaatatactttattataattatacacaTAGTTTTAAATATATTAGGTTGTTGTAAAGAAACACCACAGgataaaaagaagagaaaaaacagcggTCGATTGGgccatatataaaaaaagtacaaaaatgaaATGCGAAAATAAAATACGATaatgaaatacggtagaggccaatgtcaaaagaaaatataaacagGCATTAgtctacccatatgcttcagcatacatcaccttaatacatgcttacatcattcacagcattttatgcatttttaaccaggctgTAAGGgcatgtataacagtttaaaacagtaGAATTCTCATTAAACAtgttcactaaactggaaaacactctgggctataaagcattaaataagaCATGATTCATTTTATATTCACACATCCAGATTTCACACGTGCACAAATGTGGTCAAAATCCACACATACAGTCCATATGCATCCCAAGTAATTCTCAAACGATGAACAAAACCAGGAGCTCTTCTGCACAATGTATGTTCTCACGTCTCTAACATGAGAGAGTGGCGAAAAGCGCGTGTCGCAAAACTCatgttcttaaaggggccacgaacaatttatgactagagttaaattacatgacatTTTTCCGCTTGGCTTCATATAATTCCATAAAACTTCATAGTCATTTGAATGTGGTGTAGCAACTGAATGATGGATGCTGTTAAAATGTGAATTTACTCTACTCATCCTTGGTTTGTGAATGGACATTTGATTAGCAGcagttttattttgatttgacACAATGTCAACAGGCTGCTGACTGATTGTTCAATTGTTTCCTCTGCTCTCAGCACCACCAGAGGTTTATGCGTTTGCAAGGAAGTCTGTCAGTGACAAAAGCAAACTGAAACTCACCTGTCTGGCCACTGGCTTCTACCCCAAGGATGTGACATTGAAAATAAGGAAATATCGAACATCTCTGCCTGAAGATCAGATTGCTTCATCAGGAGTCTTACCAAACCATGATGGAACATTTCAGATAAGGAAGAGTGTGGAAATACTGGAGGAAGAAAAAGCAGATTATGATTGTTATGTGGCCCACAGATCCCTTGATGAACCCATTATCATCAAATGGGGTAATTAAATCTGATACACATAGAGACAGGATTATCACTTGATATTGATTAATTTAAAGAGCACCTCATTTTCACTGGCTgacatttattgtttttctttcctttcGTATCCAAAATGAATTCCAATTATAGATGGAAAGTGTGGTGACTGCAATCCAGTGACGGGCATGGGTGTTATCATTGTAGTGGTGATTGGAGCTGTGTTCGTATTGGTTATTGCCCTTATAGGTCTTTACATCTTAAAGATGAAGGGCATTTGTGAGTAGTGGCtatttactcacacacatactttgGGTTTTATACTTTAACTAATAGAGACATTACccctttaattaaaagaaaatgagaGAAGCCTCTGATTTATTATCATAAATGGCTAAATCTTACCAGCATATGGACTCTGTTTATGCTGCTGTGTCTCTGATGCcatattagttttatgtttaaaaGAAACACTTGAGtgcaaagaacaaaaataaagaaacaccTTGTTTAAATCTGTCATTCCCTCAAGTTCCCAGATCAGCTTCTCATCAGGACAAGAAGACCCATTTTGGACAAAATAAAGGATTGCTTCTGAATGCAGGTAtcggttatctttaaatatacatttaatttcataaaaatacGTGGTGTTGAAATACAATTTGTCACAGGGATTCAATGACAGGTTAAATGGTTATTGCGAGCAGACTCTGCTAAACACACAACATGGCTTTATTTgtgtaaatgaaataatttatttgacaCAAAGGGGAATACCAGTGGAATACAATTCCTACatttcagtcaggaccactttAAAACATCTTGTAATAATAAAGCATCCTAAATCTTACAACAGTCTCGCCTAAATCTCACAGGGGGGCTGCTTTCCTCAATTTTTACCTCTACTTTCATTCAGATGGAAGAATTTTTAATGTATAAAGCCTAATTATGGCCCTTCTCTTCAGCTACTTGTTTCTCAGCAAGACGTGATGCAATCATGTgcttaattacatttatgatgtTGTTCTTGGCAGATACTTTTAACAAATACTGTTCTTAAATAGGTAGTGAAatggcagttcacccaaaagtgaactTTCTCGGCCTCATACTCAAGCCCATAttaatttttctcttctgttaagctcaaaaggagatgtttagcagaatggtAGTCTCAGTCACTAACATTCTATTTGGTTGGCTAGAATAGAAGGGATACCACTATTATGCACTGCATGCCACTGTGTGAAGGGTGCAGCTAACAAATGAATGAATGGAGGAATTCAatctgacgtgtgtctgtcagcTGATTGCAGAACTTTTGATTTGACCTGTCTGAACTGCCGTGTAGCACGTTATTCTTCTGTTTTACAGCAGGCCATGTGAATTCTACTGTGATACCTGTCGACAATGTAAATAAGCCtgaggagggagagagactgCTTAAAGGTAACtacatgtttttataaatgtcACTTATCAGGAAAATGCCTTTTGTATTAGGTGGGACGATATGGTTATCTTATGATTCAATATACGATACGAGGTTCACAAAGAGTTATTCGTATACATTTATTGTAAGAAAAGACCACAAACAAATGAACCTTTAAAATGAGTTGGttacattcaggctgatcaggtgtAGAACAAGCAAcagaactgaacagaacctgtCTTGAAAACAGGGATTTTTATGTCTGACGGATCATGTCATTTATGATTGTGTGGACATAAAACAATAATGCAGATGTTCAAAATTTGCCTCGTTACAGTTCGTCATTTATTTTTGGTTCTCAATATTTCATAATTAGAAatata containing:
- the LOC127642002 gene encoding zinc-alpha-2-glycoprotein-like isoform X14, translating into MTIYTALCGAVLLSAVVSVQSADKHSLFYIYTALSKPMDLPGIHEFTAMGLLDDRQIDYYDSEQQKKIPKQHWMEEKMQQDYWEKGTQSRKSKEQWFSVNVNILIDRMRQNKTDLHVLQWRHGCEVEKQGNDTKFFKGIDEYSYDGVNFLSFDDKQSQWVAPVDEALQTKRKWDDVPILNQYTKGYLEKECVDWLNKFREYGDQELKKSSPPEVYAFARKSVSDKSKLKLTCLATGFYPKDVTLKIRKYRTSLPEDQIASSGVLPNHDGTFQIRKSVEILEEEKADYDCYVAHRSLDEPIIIKWDGKCGDCNPVTGMGVIIVVVIGAVFVLVIALIGLYILKMKGIFPRSASHQDKKTHFGQNKGLLLNAAGHVNSTVIPVDNVNKPEEGERLLKAGHVNSTVIPVDNVNKPEEGERLLKDGSKAGSQESDLSDSGKESNSSESSMDKKPELKHMDSKAGSQESDLSDSGKESNSSVSSMDKKPAGHVNSTVIPVDNVNKPEEGERLLKDGSKAGSQESDLSDSGKESNCSLSSMDNKTGTAYALN
- the LOC127642002 gene encoding class I histocompatibility antigen, F10 alpha chain-like isoform X10; protein product: MTIYTALCGAVLLSAVVSVQSADKHSLFYIYTALSKPMDLPGIHEFTAMGLLDDRQIDYYDSEQQKKIPKQHWMEEKMQQDYWEKGTQSRKSKEQWFSVNVNILIDRMRQNKTDLHVLQWRHGCEVEKQGNDTKFFKGIDEYSYDGVNFLSFDDKQSQWVAPVDEALQTKRKWDDVPILNQYTKGYLEKECVDWLNKFREYGDQELKKSSPPEVYAFARKSVSDKSKLKLTCLATGFYPKDVTLKIRKYRTSLPEDQIASSGVLPNHDGTFQIRKSVEILEEEKADYDCYVAHRSLDEPIIIKWDGKCGDCNPVTGMGVIIVVVIGAVFVLVIALIGLYILKMKGIFPRSASHQDKKTHFGQNKGLLLNAAGHVNSTVIPVDNVNKPEEGERLLKAGHVNSTVIPVDNVNKPEEGERLLKDGSKAGSQESDLSDSGKESNSSESSMDKKPELKHMDSKAGSQESDLSDSGKESNSSVSSMDKKPAGHVNSTVIPVDNVNKPEEGERLLKDGSKAGSQESDLSDSGKESNSSESSMDKKPDLSKAGSQESDLSDSGKESNCSLSSMDNKTGTAYALN
- the LOC127642002 gene encoding zinc-alpha-2-glycoprotein-like isoform X29; amino-acid sequence: MTIYTALCGAVLLSAVVSVQSADKHSLFYIYTALSKPMDLPGIHEFTAMGLLDDRQIDYYDSEQQKKIPKQHWMEEKMQQDYWEKGTQSRKSKEQWFSVNVNILIDRMRQNKTDLHVLQWRHGCEVEKQGNDTKFFKGIDEYSYDGVNFLSFDDKQSQWVAPVDEALQTKRKWDDVPILNQYTKGYLEKECVDWLNKFREYGDQELKKSSPPEVYAFARKSVSDKSKLKLTCLATGFYPKDVTLKIRKYRTSLPEDQIASSGVLPNHDGTFQIRKSVEILEEEKADYDCYVAHRSLDEPIIIKWDGKCGDCNPVTGMGVIIVVVIGAVFVLVIALIGLYILKMKGIFPRSASHQDKKTHFGQNKGLLLNAAGHVNSTVIPVDNVNKPEEGERLLKAGHVNSTVIPVDNVNKPEEGERLLKAGHVNSTVIPVDNVNKPEEGERLLKDGSKAGSQESDLSDSGKESNSSESSMDKKPDLSKAGSQESDLSDSGKESNCSLSSMDNKTGTAYALN
- the LOC127642002 gene encoding zinc-alpha-2-glycoprotein-like isoform X19, with protein sequence MTIYTALCGAVLLSAVVSVQSADKHSLFYIYTALSKPMDLPGIHEFTAMGLLDDRQIDYYDSEQQKKIPKQHWMEEKMQQDYWEKGTQSRKSKEQWFSVNVNILIDRMRQNKTDLHVLQWRHGCEVEKQGNDTKFFKGIDEYSYDGVNFLSFDDKQSQWVAPVDEALQTKRKWDDVPILNQYTKGYLEKECVDWLNKFREYGDQELKKSSPPEVYAFARKSVSDKSKLKLTCLATGFYPKDVTLKIRKYRTSLPEDQIASSGVLPNHDGTFQIRKSVEILEEEKADYDCYVAHRSLDEPIIIKWDGKCGDCNPVTGMGVIIVVVIGAVFVLVIALIGLYILKMKGIFPRSASHQDKKTHFGQNKGLLLNAAGHVNSTVIPVDNVNKPEEGERLLKAGHVNSTVIPVDNVNKPEEGERLLKDGSKAGSQESDLSDSGKESNCSLSSMDNKTAGHVNSTVIPVDNVNKPEEGERLLKDGSKAGSQESDLSDSGKESNSSESSMDKKPDLSKAGSQESDLSDSGKESNCSLSSMDNKTGTAYALN
- the LOC127642002 gene encoding class I histocompatibility antigen, F10 alpha chain-like isoform X12; the encoded protein is MTIYTALCGAVLLSAVVSVQSADKHSLFYIYTALSKPMDLPGIHEFTAMGLLDDRQIDYYDSEQQKKIPKQHWMEEKMQQDYWEKGTQSRKSKEQWFSVNVNILIDRMRQNKTDLHVLQWRHGCEVEKQGNDTKFFKGIDEYSYDGVNFLSFDDKQSQWVAPVDEALQTKRKWDDVPILNQYTKGYLEKECVDWLNKFREYGDQELKKSSPPEVYAFARKSVSDKSKLKLTCLATGFYPKDVTLKIRKYRTSLPEDQIASSGVLPNHDGTFQIRKSVEILEEEKADYDCYVAHRSLDEPIIIKWDGKCGDCNPVTGMGVIIVVVIGAVFVLVIALIGLYILKMKGIFPRSASHQDKKTHFGQNKGLLLNAAGHVNSTVIPVDNVNKPEEGERLLKAGHVNSTVIPVDNVNKPEEGERLLKAGHVNSTVIPVDNVNKPEEGERLLKDGSKAGSQESDLSDSGKESNCSLSSMDNKTAGHVNSTVIPVDNVNKPEEGERLLKDGSKAGSQESDLSDSGKESNSSESSMDKKPDLSKAGSQESDLSDSGKESNCSLSSMDNKTGTAYALN
- the LOC127642002 gene encoding zinc-alpha-2-glycoprotein-like isoform X23 — encoded protein: MTIYTALCGAVLLSAVVSVQSADKHSLFYIYTALSKPMDLPGIHEFTAMGLLDDRQIDYYDSEQQKKIPKQHWMEEKMQQDYWEKGTQSRKSKEQWFSVNVNILIDRMRQNKTDLHVLQWRHGCEVEKQGNDTKFFKGIDEYSYDGVNFLSFDDKQSQWVAPVDEALQTKRKWDDVPILNQYTKGYLEKECVDWLNKFREYGDQELKKSSPPEVYAFARKSVSDKSKLKLTCLATGFYPKDVTLKIRKYRTSLPEDQIASSGVLPNHDGTFQIRKSVEILEEEKADYDCYVAHRSLDEPIIIKWDGKCGDCNPVTGMGVIIVVVIGAVFVLVIALIGLYILKMKGIFPRSASHQDKKTHFGQNKGLLLNAAGHVNSTVIPVDNVNKPEEGERLLKAGHVNSTVIPVDNVNKPEEGERLLKAGHVNSTVIPVDNVNKPEEGERLLKAGHVNSTVIPVDNVNKPEEGERLLKDGSKAGSQESDLSDSGKESNSSESSMDKKPDLSKAGSQESDLSDSGKESNCSLSSMDNKTGTAYALN
- the LOC127642002 gene encoding zinc-alpha-2-glycoprotein-like isoform X28, giving the protein MTIYTALCGAVLLSAVVSVQSADKHSLFYIYTALSKPMDLPGIHEFTAMGLLDDRQIDYYDSEQQKKIPKQHWMEEKMQQDYWEKGTQSRKSKEQWFSVNVNILIDRMRQNKTDLHVLQWRHGCEVEKQGNDTKFFKGIDEYSYDGVNFLSFDDKQSQWVAPVDEALQTKRKWDDVPILNQYTKGYLEKECVDWLNKFREYGDQELKKSSPPEVYAFARKSVSDKSKLKLTCLATGFYPKDVTLKIRKYRTSLPEDQIASSGVLPNHDGTFQIRKSVEILEEEKADYDCYVAHRSLDEPIIIKWDGKCGDCNPVTGMGVIIVVVIGAVFVLVIALIGLYILKMKGIFPRSASHQDKKTHFGQNKGLLLNAAGHVNSTVIPVDNVNKPEEGERLLKDGSKAGSQESDLSDSGKESNSSVSSMDKKPAGHVNSTVIPVDNVNKPEEGERLLKDGSKAGSQESDLSDSGKESNSSESSMDKKPDLSKAGSQESDLSDSGKESNCSLSSMDNKTGTAYALN
- the LOC127642002 gene encoding zinc-alpha-2-glycoprotein-like isoform X25; protein product: MTIYTALCGAVLLSAVVSVQSADKHSLFYIYTALSKPMDLPGIHEFTAMGLLDDRQIDYYDSEQQKKIPKQHWMEEKMQQDYWEKGTQSRKSKEQWFSVNVNILIDRMRQNKTDLHVLQWRHGCEVEKQGNDTKFFKGIDEYSYDGVNFLSFDDKQSQWVAPVDEALQTKRKWDDVPILNQYTKGYLEKECVDWLNKFREYGDQELKKSSPPEVYAFARKSVSDKSKLKLTCLATGFYPKDVTLKIRKYRTSLPEDQIASSGVLPNHDGTFQIRKSVEILEEEKADYDCYVAHRSLDEPIIIKWDGKCGDCNPVTGMGVIIVVVIGAVFVLVIALIGLYILKMKGIFPRSASHQDKKTHFGQNKGLLLNAAGHVNSTVIPVDNVNKPEEGERLLKDGSKAGSQESDLSDSGKESNCSLSSMDNKTAGHVNSTVIPVDNVNKPEEGERLLKDGSKAGSQESDLSDSGKESNSSESSMDKKPDLSKAGSQESDLSDSGKESNCSLSSMDNKTGTAYALN
- the LOC127642002 gene encoding zinc-alpha-2-glycoprotein-like isoform X26 yields the protein MTIYTALCGAVLLSAVVSVQSADKHSLFYIYTALSKPMDLPGIHEFTAMGLLDDRQIDYYDSEQQKKIPKQHWMEEKMQQDYWEKGTQSRKSKEQWFSVNVNILIDRMRQNKTDLHVLQWRHGCEVEKQGNDTKFFKGIDEYSYDGVNFLSFDDKQSQWVAPVDEALQTKRKWDDVPILNQYTKGYLEKECVDWLNKFREYGDQELKKSSPPEVYAFARKSVSDKSKLKLTCLATGFYPKDVTLKIRKYRTSLPEDQIASSGVLPNHDGTFQIRKSVEILEEEKADYDCYVAHRSLDEPIIIKWDGKCGDCNPVTGMGVIIVVVIGAVFVLVIALIGLYILKMKGIFPRSASHQDKKTHFGQNKGLLLNAAGHVNSTVIPVDNVNKPEEGERLLKDGSKAGSQESDLSDSGKESNCSLSSMDNKTAGHVNSTVIPVDNVNKPEEGERLLKDGSKAGSQESDLSDSGKESNSSESSMDKKPDLSKAGSQESDLSDSGKESNCSLSSMDNKTGTAYALN
- the LOC127642002 gene encoding H-2 class I histocompatibility antigen, L-D alpha chain-like isoform X1, with the protein product MTIYTALCGAVLLSAVVSVQSADKHSLFYIYTALSKPMDLPGIHEFTAMGLLDDRQIDYYDSEQQKKIPKQHWMEEKMQQDYWEKGTQSRKSKEQWFSVNVNILIDRMRQNKTDLHVLQWRHGCEVEKQGNDTKFFKGIDEYSYDGVNFLSFDDKQSQWVAPVDEALQTKRKWDDVPILNQYTKGYLEKECVDWLNKFREYGDQELKKSSPPEVYAFARKSVSDKSKLKLTCLATGFYPKDVTLKIRKYRTSLPEDQIASSGVLPNHDGTFQIRKSVEILEEEKADYDCYVAHRSLDEPIIIKWDGKCGDCNPVTGMGVIIVVVIGAVFVLVIALIGLYILKMKGIFPRSASHQDKKTHFGQNKGLLLNAAGHVNSTVIPVDNVNKPEEGERLLKAGHVNSTVIPVDNVNKPEEGERLLKDGSKAGSQESDLSDSGKESNSSESSMDKKPELKHMDSKAGSQESDLSDSGKESNSSVSSMDKKPAGHVNSTVIPVDNVNKPEEGERLLKDGSKAGSQESDLSDSGKESNCSLSSMDNKTAGHVNSTVIPVDNVNKPEEGERLLKDGSKAGSQESDLSDSGKESNSSESSMDKKPDLSKAGSQESDLSDSGKESNCSLSSMDNKTGTAYALN
- the LOC127642002 gene encoding class I histocompatibility antigen, F10 alpha chain-like isoform X5, coding for MTIYTALCGAVLLSAVVSVQSADKHSLFYIYTALSKPMDLPGIHEFTAMGLLDDRQIDYYDSEQQKKIPKQHWMEEKMQQDYWEKGTQSRKSKEQWFSVNVNILIDRMRQNKTDLHVLQWRHGCEVEKQGNDTKFFKGIDEYSYDGVNFLSFDDKQSQWVAPVDEALQTKRKWDDVPILNQYTKGYLEKECVDWLNKFREYGDQELKKSSPPEVYAFARKSVSDKSKLKLTCLATGFYPKDVTLKIRKYRTSLPEDQIASSGVLPNHDGTFQIRKSVEILEEEKADYDCYVAHRSLDEPIIIKWDGKCGDCNPVTGMGVIIVVVIGAVFVLVIALIGLYILKMKGIFPRSASHQDKKTHFGQNKGLLLNAAGHVNSTVIPVDNVNKPEEGERLLKAGHVNSTVIPVDNVNKPEEGERLLKDGSKAGSQESDLSDSGKESNSSESSMDKKPELKHMDSKAGSQESDLSDSGKESNSSVSSMDKKPAGHVNSTVIPVDNVNKPEEGERLLKDGSKAGSQESDLSDSGKESNCSLSSMDNKTAGHVNSTVIPVDNVNKPEEGERLLKDGSKAGSQESDLSDSGKESNCSLSSMDNKTGTAYALN
- the LOC127642002 gene encoding class I histocompatibility antigen, F10 alpha chain-like isoform X2, with protein sequence MTIYTALCGAVLLSAVVSVQSADKHSLFYIYTALSKPMDLPGIHEFTAMGLLDDRQIDYYDSEQQKKIPKQHWMEEKMQQDYWEKGTQSRKSKEQWFSVNVNILIDRMRQNKTDLHVLQWRHGCEVEKQGNDTKFFKGIDEYSYDGVNFLSFDDKQSQWVAPVDEALQTKRKWDDVPILNQYTKGYLEKECVDWLNKFREYGDQELKKSSPPEVYAFARKSVSDKSKLKLTCLATGFYPKDVTLKIRKYRTSLPEDQIASSGVLPNHDGTFQIRKSVEILEEEKADYDCYVAHRSLDEPIIIKWDGKCGDCNPVTGMGVIIVVVIGAVFVLVIALIGLYILKMKGIFPRSASHQDKKTHFGQNKGLLLNAAGHVNSTVIPVDNVNKPEEGERLLKDGSKAGSQESDLSDSGKESNSSESSMDKKPELKHMDSKAGSQESDLSDSGKESNSSVSSMDKKPAGHVNSTVIPVDNVNKPEEGERLLKDGSKAGSQESDLSDSGKESNCSLSSMDNKTAGHVNSTVIPVDNVNKPEEGERLLKDGSKAGSQESDLSDSGKESNSSESSMDKKPDLSKAGSQESDLSDSGKESNCSLSSMDNKTGTAYALN
- the LOC127642002 gene encoding zinc-alpha-2-glycoprotein-like isoform X20, which codes for MTIYTALCGAVLLSAVVSVQSADKHSLFYIYTALSKPMDLPGIHEFTAMGLLDDRQIDYYDSEQQKKIPKQHWMEEKMQQDYWEKGTQSRKSKEQWFSVNVNILIDRMRQNKTDLHVLQWRHGCEVEKQGNDTKFFKGIDEYSYDGVNFLSFDDKQSQWVAPVDEALQTKRKWDDVPILNQYTKGYLEKECVDWLNKFREYGDQELKKSSPPEVYAFARKSVSDKSKLKLTCLATGFYPKDVTLKIRKYRTSLPEDQIASSGVLPNHDGTFQIRKSVEILEEEKADYDCYVAHRSLDEPIIIKWDGKCGDCNPVTGMGVIIVVVIGAVFVLVIALIGLYILKMKGIFPRSASHQDKKTHFGQNKGLLLNAAGHVNSTVIPVDNVNKPEEGERLLKAGHVNSTVIPVDNVNKPEEGERLLKDGSKAGSQESDLSDSGKESNCSLSSMDNKTAGHVNSTVIPVDNVNKPEEGERLLKDGSKAGSQESDLSDSGKESNSSESSMDKKPDLSKAGSQESDLSDSGKESNCSLSSMDNKTGTAYALN
- the LOC127642002 gene encoding class I histocompatibility antigen, F10 alpha chain-like isoform X9, giving the protein MTIYTALCGAVLLSAVVSVQSADKHSLFYIYTALSKPMDLPGIHEFTAMGLLDDRQIDYYDSEQQKKIPKQHWMEEKMQQDYWEKGTQSRKSKEQWFSVNVNILIDRMRQNKTDLHVLQWRHGCEVEKQGNDTKFFKGIDEYSYDGVNFLSFDDKQSQWVAPVDEALQTKRKWDDVPILNQYTKGYLEKECVDWLNKFREYGDQELKKSSPPEVYAFARKSVSDKSKLKLTCLATGFYPKDVTLKIRKYRTSLPEDQIASSGVLPNHDGTFQIRKSVEILEEEKADYDCYVAHRSLDEPIIIKWDGKCGDCNPVTGMGVIIVVVIGAVFVLVIALIGLYILKMKGIFPRSASHQDKKTHFGQNKGLLLNAAGHVNSTVIPVDNVNKPEEGERLLKAGHVNSTVIPVDNVNKPEEGERLLKDGSKAGSQESDLSDSGKESNSSESSMDKKPELKHMDSKAGSQESDLSDSGKESNCSLSSMDNKTAGHVNSTVIPVDNVNKPEEGERLLKDGSKAGSQESDLSDSGKESNSSESSMDKKPDLSKAGSQESDLSDSGKESNCSLSSMDNKTGTAYALN
- the LOC127642002 gene encoding class I histocompatibility antigen, F10 alpha chain-like isoform X4; this encodes MTIYTALCGAVLLSAVVSVQSADKHSLFYIYTALSKPMDLPGIHEFTAMGLLDDRQIDYYDSEQQKKIPKQHWMEEKMQQDYWEKGTQSRKSKEQWFSVNVNILIDRMRQNKTDLHVLQWRHGCEVEKQGNDTKFFKGIDEYSYDGVNFLSFDDKQSQWVAPVDEALQTKRKWDDVPILNQYTKGYLEKECVDWLNKFREYGDQELKKSSPPEVYAFARKSVSDKSKLKLTCLATGFYPKDVTLKIRKYRTSLPEDQIASSGVLPNHDGTFQIRKSVEILEEEKADYDCYVAHRSLDEPIIIKWDGKCGDCNPVTGMGVIIVVVIGAVFVLVIALIGLYILKMKGIFPRSASHQDKKTHFGQNKGLLLNAAGHVNSTVIPVDNVNKPEEGERLLKAGHVNSTVIPVDNVNKPEEGERLLKDGSKAGSQESDLSDSGKESNSSESSMDKKPELKHMDSKAGSQESDLSDSGKESNSSVSSMDKKPAGHVNSTVIPVDNVNKPEEGERLLKAGHVNSTVIPVDNVNKPEEGERLLKDGSKAGSQESDLSDSGKESNSSESSMDKKPDLSKAGSQESDLSDSGKESNCSLSSMDNKTGTAYALN
- the LOC127642002 gene encoding zinc-alpha-2-glycoprotein-like isoform X22, which translates into the protein MTIYTALCGAVLLSAVVSVQSADKHSLFYIYTALSKPMDLPGIHEFTAMGLLDDRQIDYYDSEQQKKIPKQHWMEEKMQQDYWEKGTQSRKSKEQWFSVNVNILIDRMRQNKTDLHVLQWRHGCEVEKQGNDTKFFKGIDEYSYDGVNFLSFDDKQSQWVAPVDEALQTKRKWDDVPILNQYTKGYLEKECVDWLNKFREYGDQELKKSSPPEVYAFARKSVSDKSKLKLTCLATGFYPKDVTLKIRKYRTSLPEDQIASSGVLPNHDGTFQIRKSVEILEEEKADYDCYVAHRSLDEPIIIKWDGKCGDCNPVTGMGVIIVVVIGAVFVLVIALIGLYILKMKGIFPRSASHQDKKTHFGQNKGLLLNAAGHVNSTVIPVDNVNKPEEGERLLKAGHVNSTVIPVDNVNKPEEGERLLKDGSKAGSQESDLSDSGKESNSSVSSMDKKPAGHVNSTVIPVDNVNKPEEGERLLKDGSKAGSQESDLSDSGKESNSSESSMDKKPDLSKAGSQESDLSDSGKESNCSLSSMDNKTGTAYALN
- the LOC127642002 gene encoding class I histocompatibility antigen, F10 alpha chain-like isoform X6, producing MTIYTALCGAVLLSAVVSVQSADKHSLFYIYTALSKPMDLPGIHEFTAMGLLDDRQIDYYDSEQQKKIPKQHWMEEKMQQDYWEKGTQSRKSKEQWFSVNVNILIDRMRQNKTDLHVLQWRHGCEVEKQGNDTKFFKGIDEYSYDGVNFLSFDDKQSQWVAPVDEALQTKRKWDDVPILNQYTKGYLEKECVDWLNKFREYGDQELKKSSPPEVYAFARKSVSDKSKLKLTCLATGFYPKDVTLKIRKYRTSLPEDQIASSGVLPNHDGTFQIRKSVEILEEEKADYDCYVAHRSLDEPIIIKWDGKCGDCNPVTGMGVIIVVVIGAVFVLVIALIGLYILKMKGIFPRSASHQDKKTHFGQNKGLLLNAAGHVNSTVIPVDNVNKPEEGERLLKAGHVNSTVIPVDNVNKPEEGERLLKDGSKAGSQESDLSDSGKESNSSVSSMDKKPAGHVNSTVIPVDNVNKPEEGERLLKDGSKAGSQESDLSDSGKESNCSLSSMDNKTAGHVNSTVIPVDNVNKPEEGERLLKDGSKAGSQESDLSDSGKESNSSESSMDKKPDLSKAGSQESDLSDSGKESNCSLSSMDNKTGTAYALN